The segment CCCACCAGCGGCCGAGTAACCGGGCGGCGGCGGACTGGGGGTCGGGTACCTCGATCAGGAGGTGCCCGCCGCGCCGCAGCGCCGTATGCGCGGCGGCCAGCTCCTGCCGTGGCGCCAGCGTGTGTTCCAGGTAGTGGTACATGCTCACCACGTCGTACTGAGAGGTGAGTTGGCCCGCCAGACCGGCGAAGGAACCCCGGTAGGCACGGGCGATCCGGCCGTTGCGTACGCCGATCTCGACGCCTTCGCCCCAGTCGAGCCCGTGGAATTCGGTACGCGGGTGGATTCTCCGGGCCTCGGCGCAGAAGTGGCCGTGGCCGGTACCCACGTCCAGCCAGCGTGCGGGGCGGCCGAACGGGAGCAGTGCCCGCGCGCGGGCCCGGTAGAGCTTGACCGCGAGGGGCGAGGCGGCCATCCGCGCCATCGTTGCCTCTCCCAGGCCGTCGTAGCAGTCGCGGTAGTAGAAATCCAGCCCGTCCGCGCTCAGCCGGGGGTTCTGGAATACGTGCCCGCAGTTGCGGCACTGGTCGAGTACGAAGTTCCCCGGTTTGCGCTGGGGATGGTTGGTGGTGCGCAGACGGCGGCGCAGGCGGGCGGAGGTGCACCAGGGGCAGGTGGCGCGCTCCGGATCGAAGAACCGGTCCAGCCCGTGTGCCAGCTCGTCCTGGTAGCGGGGTCTGTGGGCGGCGATCTGCTCGCTTCGCTTGTTCGTCACGGGGAGCCCCTTTCAGCTGTAGTCCTGGTGGCGTGGGCGTGGCTGTCGGTATGGACGGTGGACGCGATACGCGAGGTTGGAATCCCTCGGCCGTACGGCCGGCAGACCGAGCCGGACCGTCGGGTCGGGACGGGCGGCCGGCTGCCGGTGCGCCGCTCCGAGCGCGCACCGCGAGGGGAGGGCCGGGCGGGGCAGCCGCGGTCGCGGCCGGCCGGGGCACCGTCCGGCGTTCACGAGGCCGCTGCCGTACGGGTGCGGTTGCGCGCACGGGCACGTGGTGTGGAGAACCGGCGCACGCAGGGGCGCTCCACCCCCGCGTACAGCAGCCATGAGGCCAGCAGGACGACGGGGAGGCCGACCAGCACCACACCGAGATTGCTCCAGCCGTGCCCGCGCAGCCCCAGGTAGAGCAGCCCCAGCACCAGGAAGTGCACGAGGTACATGGCGTAGGAGAGTTCACCGAGGAACACGCAGGGCCGGGTGCGCAGCAGCGAGCGCCGGTCGCGCAGATCCAGCTCCGCGGTCGCGTACACGAGTATGACGAGCGGTGCCACGGTCGAGGCCGCGTACAGGAAGCGCTGCGGCAGAATCGCGGGGTTCATGATGACCGCGCTGATGACACCGAGCGCGGCCGGCAGCACACCCATCCGCGGGATCCGCAGGCCCGACGAGGCGATCCGCGCCGCCATCATCCCGAGCACGAACTCGGGCAGCCGGACGATCGGCAGCATGTACAGAAACCAGTACTCGGGAAAGGAGGAACCATCAGGGTTGACCACGAGCGCACAGAACAACGGCAACGACCAGACGACCGCGATCGCCGTTGCCGCGCCGATCAGCAGTCCACGGGGCGACAGCCGCTCGACCCTGGGCAGCAGTACGGGGAAGAGGAAGTAGAAGAACATCTCGGCGGCGAGAGACCAGGAAACCGGGTTGCCCGCGGAGACGAAAAGGTGGCTGGGGACCCAGGTGTGCACCAGGAAGAGGCTGGCCAGATCGGCTGCTATCCCGGAGCCCGTCCTGACGGCCGCCGTACCGCCACAGGCCAGCGCGGCGACCACCACACACCAGGTGAGGACGTGATTGGGAAAGATCTTCGCGGCCCGTCTACGCCAGAAGGCGCGTGCGGTGTCGCCCGGGCGGGCCGAGTGCGTCAGCACATAGCCGCTGAGAATGAAGAACAGCGAAACCGCGCTTCCGCCCAGCCACACTTCGGGCCCGAGGGTCTCGGCGAGATGCGGATCGATCATCAGCCTGCTGTGCGTATAGAGGACCCCGACCGCGGCGGCGAAGCGCAGACCGGTCAGCGAAGGCAACCGTTTGGGGACGCCGGACGCGCTGTCCGCGGCCGGCGGTGGGGCCTCCCCGTGCTCGGCAAGGGGGCGTCCTGCCATGGCGGTTGACTCGGACGACGGACCGGGATGAGGGTGCACGAGGGGCCTCCTGCGGGGGGGGAACTCCCGGGCCCGAGGCACCACTCATTGACGTATGGCTGCGCCGGTGGGTCGCCCGGGATCGGATGGAAGGACTGGTCCTTGCCCCGTGCGGAGGAATGGGCGGCCCGTCGCGCGGATAGCACGATTGACCCACCGCGGCACGCTCCGTGCATAGGGAGGGTGCCCCGATTTCACTCGTACGGTCCAGCGTTTGGTGGCGCCGCCGTACAGGTGATTCCTGCGGTCCTGCGGCCGGGCGGGTGTGGGGCGCGGCGGGGCCAGGAAGAGATACGTCCGCGCCGCGATGTCATGCCCCCGGGCCGCAGAACGGTGCCGACAGCCCTGAGAGGCTGGGTCAGGAACGACGCGACCGCATCCGGGCCCGACCCCCTTGCCCGGTCCAACCGCCACCAGAGGTTCCGAGTTGAAGCACACCCGCGTATCGACGCCCCGCACCGTCCTCACCGGTGCCGCTCTGGTGGTGGCCCTGACCGCCGCCACGCTCACCCTGAAGACCGCTGAGGCCGCCCCCGCCAAGGCCCCTGATCCGCCGACGGCCGCCGTCGCCGGACAGCGCGCCAAGGGCATCAGCTCCACCCTCGGTGCCGACGGCGCGGGCGCCTACTACGACGCCAAGCACCGCAAGCTCATCGTCAATGTCACCACCGAGGCCGCCGCGGCCAAGGCGCGAGCCGCCGGTGCCGAAGTCAGGGTGGTCAAACACTCGCTCGCCTCGCTGGACGCCGCACGCGCGACCCTCAAGAGGCAGGCCACCATCCCCGGCACCTCCTGGGGGATGGACCCCAGGAGCAACAAGGTGGTCATCACCGCCGACCGCACGGTCCGGGGCGACAAGCTGGCGCAGCTCAAGCGGGTCGCCGCCGCGCTCGGTGACCGGGCCGTCCTCAGACAGTCCACGGGCACCCTCCGGCCGCTGATCGCCGGCGGCGACGCCATCTGGGGGACCCGGGCGCGCTGCTCGCTCGGCTTCAACGTCACCAGGGGCGGACAGCCGTACTTCCTGACCGCGGGGCACTGCACCAACGCCGTACGGAGCTGGTCCGCGACACAGGGCGGCGAGGAGATCGCGGTGACGGAGGCCGGCACCTTCCCCGGTGACGACTACGGGATCGTGAAGTACGCCGCCGCCGGCATCGTGCACCCCGGCCAGGTGGATCTCCACAACGGCAGCATGCAGTCCATCACCCGGGCAGGCGATCCGATCGTGGGCCAGAAGGTGCAGCGCAGCGGCGGCTCCACGCATGTGCACGACGGTGACGTCATCGCACTCGAAGTGACCGCCAACTACCAGGAGGGCGCGGTCGACGGTCTGATCCAGGCGACCATCTGCGCGGAGGCCGGGGACAGCGGCGGCTCGCTCTTCGAGGGCGATACCGCGCTCGGAATCACCTCGGGCGGCCGGGGCGACTGCTCCGCGGGCGGGGTGACCTACTACCAGCCCGTCCGCGAGGCCCTCGAAAAGACCGGGGCGCAGCTCGGCTGACCCGGCCGGACCGCACGACATAGGCCGGGGACCGCTCGCCACGCGGTCCCCGGAGAACCACGGGCCTGTCCGGCGATCAGGGTCGGACAGGCCCCGGCACCGCCGTGATCAGGCCACCTGTCGGGACGTCAGCCGGCAGGTGAAAGAGTGTCCCCTTGAGCGACGACGGAGCCCGCTGGCGGGCCGGGGGCGGACGAGGTGGGGCACGCATGAATGCGCAGGGGCGGGAGAACGACGGCCGGGGGCAAGGGGGCCACGTCCTGCCGGATGACACGGTCCCGCTGCGGTCGGGCCTGGGGGACCAGCACGCGACCACGTCCCGAGAGGCGTACGACGGCGGGGCAGGAAACCCGGCGGGTGAGCAGCGCGCTCCTATCCCGACCCCGGCCGGTGAGCCGATACCCGAGCCGAAGCGGTCGGGGAGTGGCGCCTCGGGTCTGCTGAAGTCCAGCGCCGTCATGGCGGCGGGCACCTTCGTCTCCCGCATCACCGGTTTTCTCCGGACGCTCGTGATGGCCGCGGCGATCGGCGTCGGCACCCTCAACGACTCCTACCAGGTCGCCAATGTCCTGCCCACGATGATCTACATCCTGGTCGGCGGCGGTGCGCTGAACGCCGTCTTCGTGCCGCAACTCGTGCGTGCCATGAAGCAGGACGACGACGGCGGCGACGCGTACGCCAACCGTCTGATCACCCTGGTCATGGTGGTGCTGGGGAGCGTCACGGTCCTCTGTGTGCTGGCGGCGCCGCTGCTGGTGCACATGATGTCGCCGGATATCGCCGCTGACCCGCGCCGGATGGCGGTCACGGTGGCCTTCGCCCGGTACTGCCTGCCCACCATGTTCTTCATGGGCGCACATGTGGTGCTCGGCCAGATCCTCAACGCCCGGGGCCGCTTCGGCGCGATGATGTGGACCCCGGTGCTCAACAACATCCTGATCATCGCCACCTTCGGCGGCTTCATCTGGGCCTTCGGCAGCTTCACCGACTCCCGCGTCAGTCCCGCCACCATCACCCCCGAAGGGGTCCGGCTCCTGGGCCTCGGCACTCTCCTGGGCCTCGCCGTACAAGCACTGGCGATGCTGCCATATCTGCGCGACGCCCGGTTCCGGCTCCGCCCGCGCTTCGACTTCCACGGTCATGGCCTGGGCAGGGCCATGGGCCTGGCCAAATGGACGCTGCTCTTCGTCCTCGTCAACCAGGCCGGCCTGATCGTCGTCACACAACTCGCCACCAAGGCCGGCTCCCTCGCCGAACGGGCCGGGCACAGCGGCTCCGGCATCACCGCCTACAACTACGCCCTGCTGCTGTGGCA is part of the Streptomyces platensis genome and harbors:
- a CDS encoding class I SAM-dependent methyltransferase, with amino-acid sequence MTNKRSEQIAAHRPRYQDELAHGLDRFFDPERATCPWCTSARLRRRLRTTNHPQRKPGNFVLDQCRNCGHVFQNPRLSADGLDFYYRDCYDGLGEATMARMAASPLAVKLYRARARALLPFGRPARWLDVGTGHGHFCAEARRIHPRTEFHGLDWGEGVEIGVRNGRIARAYRGSFAGLAGQLTSQYDVVSMYHYLEHTLAPRQELAAAHTALRRGGHLLIEVPDPQSAAARLLGRWWGPWLQPQHLHLIPLDNLCGALTEQGFTVVAIDRREPHIPTDLTSAAVNVLNCVLPGEDLPWLPRKPGPVSRWVRRLALLAAAPALLVLFGMDILLAPLTRRTRLSNAYRVIARRD
- a CDS encoding acyltransferase family protein — translated: MAGRPLAEHGEAPPPAADSASGVPKRLPSLTGLRFAAAVGVLYTHSRLMIDPHLAETLGPEVWLGGSAVSLFFILSGYVLTHSARPGDTARAFWRRRAAKIFPNHVLTWCVVVAALACGGTAAVRTGSGIAADLASLFLVHTWVPSHLFVSAGNPVSWSLAAEMFFYFLFPVLLPRVERLSPRGLLIGAATAIAVVWSLPLFCALVVNPDGSSFPEYWFLYMLPIVRLPEFVLGMMAARIASSGLRIPRMGVLPAALGVISAVIMNPAILPQRFLYAASTVAPLVILVYATAELDLRDRRSLLRTRPCVFLGELSYAMYLVHFLVLGLLYLGLRGHGWSNLGVVLVGLPVVLLASWLLYAGVERPCVRRFSTPRARARNRTRTAAAS
- a CDS encoding S1 family peptidase, which produces MKHTRVSTPRTVLTGAALVVALTAATLTLKTAEAAPAKAPDPPTAAVAGQRAKGISSTLGADGAGAYYDAKHRKLIVNVTTEAAAAKARAAGAEVRVVKHSLASLDAARATLKRQATIPGTSWGMDPRSNKVVITADRTVRGDKLAQLKRVAAALGDRAVLRQSTGTLRPLIAGGDAIWGTRARCSLGFNVTRGGQPYFLTAGHCTNAVRSWSATQGGEEIAVTEAGTFPGDDYGIVKYAAAGIVHPGQVDLHNGSMQSITRAGDPIVGQKVQRSGGSTHVHDGDVIALEVTANYQEGAVDGLIQATICAEAGDSGGSLFEGDTALGITSGGRGDCSAGGVTYYQPVREALEKTGAQLG
- the murJ gene encoding murein biosynthesis integral membrane protein MurJ, with amino-acid sequence MNAQGRENDGRGQGGHVLPDDTVPLRSGLGDQHATTSREAYDGGAGNPAGEQRAPIPTPAGEPIPEPKRSGSGASGLLKSSAVMAAGTFVSRITGFLRTLVMAAAIGVGTLNDSYQVANVLPTMIYILVGGGALNAVFVPQLVRAMKQDDDGGDAYANRLITLVMVVLGSVTVLCVLAAPLLVHMMSPDIAADPRRMAVTVAFARYCLPTMFFMGAHVVLGQILNARGRFGAMMWTPVLNNILIIATFGGFIWAFGSFTDSRVSPATITPEGVRLLGLGTLLGLAVQALAMLPYLRDARFRLRPRFDFHGHGLGRAMGLAKWTLLFVLVNQAGLIVVTQLATKAGSLAERAGHSGSGITAYNYALLLWQMPQAIITVSVMTAVLPRMSRAVQDENVAAIRDDISYGLRTSAVAIVPCAFAFLALGVPMATLLYAGSDAEGARGIGYVLMAFGPGLIPYSVQYVVLRGFYAYEDTKTPFYNTVIVAAVNAAASGACFVLLPARWAVAGMAASYGLAYAVGVGTAWRRLRKRLGGDLDGARVLRTYARLSAAAIPAALAGGGVAYGLTRAVGSGALGSLVTLLAGGCVLLGVFVLLAHWMRVAELSAMVGMVRGRLGR